The following proteins are co-located in the Theropithecus gelada isolate Dixy chromosome 19, Tgel_1.0, whole genome shotgun sequence genome:
- the SCN1B gene encoding sodium channel subunit beta-1 isoform X2: MTFKILCISCKRRSETTAETFTEWTFRQKGTEEFVKILRYENEVLQLEEDERFEGRVVWNGSRGTKDLQDLSIFITNVTYNHSGDYECHVYRLLFFENYEHNTSVVKKIHIEVVDKANRDMASIVSEIMMYVLIVVLTIWLVAEMVYCYKKIAAATETAAQENASEYLAITSESKENCTGVQVAE, from the exons ATGACCTTCAAAATTCTTTGCATCTCCTGCAAGCGCCGCAGCGAGACCACCGCTGAGACCTTCACCGAGTGGACCTTCCGCCAGAAGGGCACTGAGGAGTTTGTCAAG ATCCTGCGCTATGAGAATGAGGTGTTGCAGCTGGAGGAGGACGAGCGCTTCGAGGGCCGCGTGGTGTGGAACGGCAGCCGGGGCACCAAGGACCTGCAGGATCTGTCTATCTTCATCACCAACGTCACCTACAACCACTCGGGCGACTACGAGTGCCACGTCTACCGCCTGCTCTTCTTCGAAAACTACGAGCACAACACCAGCGTTGTCAAGAAGATCCACATTGAGGTAGTAGACAAAG CCAACAGAGACATGGCATCCATCGTGTCTGAGATCATGATGTATGTGCTCATCGTCGTGTTGACCATATGGCTCGTGGCAGAGATGGTTTACTGCTACAAGAAGATCGCTGCCGCCACGGAGACTGCTGCACAAGAGAACGC CTCGGAATACCTGGCCATCACCTCCGAAAGCAAAGAGAACTGCACGGGCGTCCAGGTGGCCGAATAG
- the SCN1B gene encoding sodium channel subunit beta-1 isoform X1, translating into MGRLLALVVGAALVSSAWGGCVEVDSETEAVYGMTFKILCISCKRRSETTAETFTEWTFRQKGTEEFVKILRYENEVLQLEEDERFEGRVVWNGSRGTKDLQDLSIFITNVTYNHSGDYECHVYRLLFFENYEHNTSVVKKIHIEVVDKANRDMASIVSEIMMYVLIVVLTIWLVAEMVYCYKKIAAATETAAQENASEYLAITSESKENCTGVQVAE; encoded by the exons ATGGGGAGGCTGCTGGCCTTAGTGGTCGGCGCGGCACTGG TGTCCTCAGCCTGGGGGGGCTGCGTGGAGGTGGACTCGGAGACCGAGGCCGTGTATGGGATGACCTTCAAAATTCTTTGCATCTCCTGCAAGCGCCGCAGCGAGACCACCGCTGAGACCTTCACCGAGTGGACCTTCCGCCAGAAGGGCACTGAGGAGTTTGTCAAG ATCCTGCGCTATGAGAATGAGGTGTTGCAGCTGGAGGAGGACGAGCGCTTCGAGGGCCGCGTGGTGTGGAACGGCAGCCGGGGCACCAAGGACCTGCAGGATCTGTCTATCTTCATCACCAACGTCACCTACAACCACTCGGGCGACTACGAGTGCCACGTCTACCGCCTGCTCTTCTTCGAAAACTACGAGCACAACACCAGCGTTGTCAAGAAGATCCACATTGAGGTAGTAGACAAAG CCAACAGAGACATGGCATCCATCGTGTCTGAGATCATGATGTATGTGCTCATCGTCGTGTTGACCATATGGCTCGTGGCAGAGATGGTTTACTGCTACAAGAAGATCGCTGCCGCCACGGAGACTGCTGCACAAGAGAACGC CTCGGAATACCTGGCCATCACCTCCGAAAGCAAAGAGAACTGCACGGGCGTCCAGGTGGCCGAATAG